In Euphorbia lathyris chromosome 10, ddEupLath1.1, whole genome shotgun sequence, a single genomic region encodes these proteins:
- the LOC136209728 gene encoding xylan glycosyltransferase MUCI21-like, whose product MVHHHRYHQWRKLENHHPQNEEEDVLSLLCATYKRKRPKLVFLLLSLLSFCLILSPHLFCSSSAFSLFYSFVVENDALDIKAPLCSDVSNGSMCCDRTSIRADICVMKGDVRTHSASSSIFLYRNSTEIQHEKIKPYTRKWETSVMDTIDQLNLITIQQKSPINHKCDVKHDVPAVFFSTGGYTGNVYHEFNDGILPLYITSQQFNKKVVFVILEYHNWWMMKYGDVISHLSDFPPIDFTQDKRIHCFPEAIVGLRIHDELTIDPSNNNNKTIVDFHSLLNKAYSPRIKGLVMHKKQEEHKRPKLVILSRNASRAITNEDLLVKMAEEIGFTVKVLRPDRTTELAKIYRELNSSEVMIGVHGAAMTHFLFMKPGSVFVQVIPLGTEWAAETYYGEPARKLGLKYIGYEIKAKESSLYEKYDRDDPILKDPQSISSKGWEYTKSIYLDSQNVKLDLRRFRKRLIRAYEYSIRHNSHHVTNSIDVD is encoded by the exons ATGGTGCACCATCATCGTTACCATCAATGGAGAAAACTTGAGAATCACCACCCacaaaatgaagaagaagatgttCTTTCTCTTCTTTGTGCTACCTACAAGAGAAAAAGACCAAAGCTTGTTTTTCTCCTCCTTTCCCTTCTCTCTTTCTGCCTCATTTTGTCACCTCACCTCTTCTGCTCCTCCTccgctttctctctcttct ATTCATTTGTTGTAGAAAATGATGCCCTTGATATAAAAGCCCCCTTGTGTTCTGATGTCTCTAATG GAAGCATGTGCTGTGATAGAACAAGTATCCGTGCAGATATATGTGTAATGAAAGGGGATGTGAGGACTCACTCTGCATCTTCTTCAATCTTTCTTTACAGAAACTCAACAGAAATCCAACATGAAAAGATCAAACCCTACACTAGAAAATGGGAAACAAGTGTTATGGACACAATTGATCAACTAAACCTCATCACAATCCAACAAAAATCCCCAATTAACCACAAATGTGATGTCAAACATGATGTGCCTGCTGTGTTCTTCTCCACAGGTGGATATACAGGCAATGTCTACCATGAATTCAATGATGGGATTTTGCCTTTGTATATTACATCCCAGCAATTCAACAAGAAGGTTGTGTTTGTCATTCTTGAGTATCACAATTGGTGGATGATGAAGTATGGTGATGTTATCTCCCATCTTTCTGATTTCCCTCCAATTGATTTCACTCAAGATAAGAGAATTCATTGCTTCCCTGAAGCCATTGTTGGCCTCAGAATCCATGATGAACTCACAATTGACCctagcaacaacaacaacaaaaccaTTGTTGATTTCCATAGTCTCTTAAACAAGGCCTATTCCCCTAGAATCAAGGGTTTGGTGATGCATAAGAAACAGGAAGAACACAAGAGACCAAAATTGGTAATCTTGTCAAGGAATGCATCAAGGGCTATAACAAATGAGGATTTGCTAGTGAAAATGGCTGAGGAAATAGGGTTCACGGTCAAAGTTCTAAGGCCAGATAGAACAACAGAATTGGCGAAGATTTATAGAGAACTCAATTCAAGTGAAGTTATGATAGGTGTACATGGAGCAGCCATGACACATTTTCTGTTCATGAAGCCTGGTTCAGTGTTTGTCCAAGTGATACCTCTAGGGACAGAATGGGCAGCAGAGACATACTATGGAGAGCCTGCTAGAAAGCTTGGTTTGAAGTACATAGGGTATGAAATAAAGGCTAAAGAGAGCTCATTGTATGAGAAATATGATAGGGATGATCCAATTCTTAAAGACCCTCAAAGCATATCTTCAAAGGGATGGGAATACACAAAATCAATCTATCTTGATAGTCAGAATGTGAAATTGGACCTCAGGAGGTTTAGGAAACGCTTGATTCGTGCTTATGAATACTCTATCAGGCACAATTCTCATCATGTAACCAATTCTATTGATGTTGATTAG